Below is a window of Geomonas oryzisoli DNA.
CATGCCCGAAGGGGCCCTGAAGGGGCTGAAGGAAACGCTGTACGACCTCGTGCTGATCGAGTTCTGCGAAGACCTGAATCTCGACGAGTTCGCGGTCTACCCGCTGCCCGACGACGAGATGGTCTTCGTGAGCAAGCCCGGCTTCGGCATCGACGGCAGGGTGGTCACCGTCGAAACCATGCTGGGCCAGCGCCTGTACTGCAAGAAATCGGGCTGCTGCGCCCGGCGCTTCCTGGAAAAGAGCATGCACGGCATCGGCCGGGACGCCGCCGAGTTCCGCAACACGGTCTACTTCGACGACATCCCGTTCATCATCAAGGCCGTCCAGGCAGGAGAAGGGGTCACCTTCATATCCCGCAGCGTGGTGGCATCACATCTCGCCGACGGCTCACTGGTCAGCCACCACGTCGAAGGATTCGCCACGGCCCGGCCGCGGCGCCTGGTCCTGGAGAAGAACCGCAGCCTCGACCCGACGCTGTGCGACCTCATCGAAGGGATCTTCCACCGTTTCTCGCTCACCCCGCCCCCGGAACTGATGCCGCGCTGATCCACCCGCCGCACACGCCCCATTGCCGCCCCTCGGCATCCCGCCACCTCGCCCGCCACCTCGCCCGCCACCTCGCCCGCCCCAATCCCCAATCCCCAATCCCCAATCCCTAGCCCCCCTAAGTCCCCTTCCCTTCAAAAAAATTAGTGATAGCATATTAAACTTCATTATCCTCACCCACTCAGCGTCCCCATTATTGCGGGAAGGGCCACCGGGCGGGTGTAGCCATCTCTGGACAAGGGGGACTTTTCACATGAGTGGAACCAGGAAAACGATGGACGGCAACACGGCAGCGGCGCACGTCGCCTACGCGCTCAGCGAAACGGCGGCCATATATCCGATCACCCCTTCCTCGACCATGGGGGAAGTGGCGGACGAGTGGGCGGCGGAAGGTCGCAAGAACATCTTCGGGCAGACCTTGAACATCAAGGAGCTGCAGTCCGAGGCGGGGGCGGCCGGGGCGGTCCACGGTTCGCTGGTGGCAGGGGCGCTCACCACCACCTTCACCGCTTCGCAGGGGCTGTTGCTGATGCTGCCCAACATGTACAAGATCGCCGGTGAACAGCTCCCGGGGGTGTTCCACGTTTCCGCGCGCGCCATCGCCACCCACGCCCTCTCCATCTTCGGCGACCACCAGGACGTCATGGCCGCCCGTCCCACCGGCTTCGCCATGCTCTGTTCCTCCTCGGTCCAGGAGGTAATGGATCTCGCCCTGGTGGCGCACCTGGCCGCTTTGGAGGGAAGCCTTCCCTTCCTGCACTTCTTCGACGGCTTCCGCACCTCCCACGAGGTGCAGAAGATCGAGGTGATCGATTACGAGGAGATGGCCCGGCTGGTGAACTACGAGAAGCTGGCAGCCTTCCGCAGCAAGGCCATGAACCCCGAGCACCCCGAACTGCGGGGCACGGCACAAAACCCCGACATCTACTTCCAGGGGCGCGAGCGCGCCAACCCCTTCTATCAAGCGCTGCCCCAGGTAGTGATCGAGACCATGGAACGGGTGGGG
It encodes the following:
- a CDS encoding LysR family transcriptional regulator gives rise to the protein MDFTNLKTLVVSVECGSFSKAAEILCVTQSAVSRRIKILEDHYGQLLLDRSGLALKTTAAGQLLVEKARMVLKMEQDFVHDLQLLARKRKISFCCTAPFGISFLPDIFTRFMSRNSQTSELSFVFDMPEGALKGLKETLYDLVLIEFCEDLNLDEFAVYPLPDDEMVFVSKPGFGIDGRVVTVETMLGQRLYCKKSGCCARRFLEKSMHGIGRDAAEFRNTVYFDDIPFIIKAVQAGEGVTFISRSVVASHLADGSLVSHHVEGFATARPRRLVLEKNRSLDPTLCDLIEGIFHRFSLTPPPELMPR